One window from the genome of Mumia sp. ZJ1417 encodes:
- a CDS encoding tetratricopeptide repeat protein, producing MSFSRPGAVDLSALKKPAAPAGASAAGPAPAGASWVLDVGEQNFQQVLQASVDHVVVLSLWSSRSPQSSTFNQVLADAVNAYAGRMLLAQIDVDANPQIAQMLGAQGVPFVLGVVKGQPVPLFQGTAEEAQVRQYLDELLRVAEANGVTGTAAPVGGAAASDEEEPADDPRFAAADDAYAEGDYAKAVAEYEKLLATNPADTEAAERLAGAKLLQRTEGAELSAARDAAAQNPDDIDAQLLVADLDLSGGHVDDAFGRLIDVVRRTAGDDRERIRARLVEYFTIVGNDDPRVGQARRALATALF from the coding sequence ATGAGCTTCTCGCGTCCTGGCGCCGTCGACCTGTCCGCTCTCAAGAAGCCGGCCGCACCCGCCGGCGCCTCAGCGGCGGGCCCTGCGCCCGCCGGTGCGTCGTGGGTGCTCGACGTCGGCGAACAGAACTTCCAGCAGGTGCTGCAGGCCTCGGTCGACCACGTGGTCGTGCTGTCCCTGTGGTCGTCGCGCTCGCCTCAAAGCAGCACGTTCAACCAGGTCCTCGCCGACGCCGTCAACGCGTACGCGGGCCGCATGCTGCTCGCGCAGATCGACGTGGACGCCAACCCGCAGATCGCCCAGATGCTCGGGGCGCAGGGCGTCCCGTTCGTGCTCGGGGTGGTCAAGGGCCAGCCGGTGCCGCTGTTCCAGGGCACGGCCGAGGAGGCACAGGTCCGTCAGTACCTCGACGAGCTGCTCCGCGTCGCCGAGGCCAACGGCGTGACCGGCACCGCGGCGCCCGTCGGTGGCGCGGCGGCCTCTGACGAGGAGGAGCCTGCGGACGATCCGCGCTTCGCCGCTGCGGACGACGCGTACGCCGAGGGCGACTACGCCAAGGCGGTCGCCGAGTACGAGAAGCTGCTCGCCACGAACCCGGCCGACACCGAGGCCGCCGAGCGGCTTGCCGGCGCCAAGCTGCTGCAGCGTACGGAGGGTGCCGAGCTGTCCGCAGCGCGTGACGCGGCGGCCCAGAACCCGGACGATATCGATGCGCAGCTGCTCGTCGCTGACCTCGACCTGTCCGGCGGGCACGTCGACGACGCGTTCGGGCGTCTCATCGACGTGGTGCGCCGTACGGCCGGTGACGACCGCGAGCGCATCCGCGCGCGGCTCGTCGAGTACTTCACGATCGTGGGCAATGATGATCCGCGAGTCGGCCAGGCCCGTCGGGCGCTCGCGACCGCGTTGTTCTGA